The DNA segment CCTTCGGCGCGCCGCGGAGGCTTGACGCGATACGGACCCGTCTTCGGCATCTTCTCCAGGGCCTGCAGGACGATGCCGCACGACTCCCGCAACTCGTTGAAGCGGCACACGAACCGGGCGTAGGAGTCCCCCGCGCCGCCGTCGTGCCAGACCTGCGGCTCGAAGTCGATCTCCTCGTACGTCTCGTAGGGGTCGAGGCGGCGGAGGTCGACGTCCACGCCGCACGCCCGGAGGTTTGGGCCCGTGACGCCCCAGTTGATCGCCTCTTCGACGGAGATCTTGCCGACGCCTTCCGTCCGCATCCGGAAGACCTTCGATTCCTGGAAGATCGCCTGGTACTCATTCTCGTACTTCTCGAGGAAGTGCTCGATGCTCCGTCGGCACATCGCCTCGAAGTTCTCCGGGAGATCGTTCCGTACCCCGCCGACGCGGGGATAGTTCTGGTTCATCCGCATGCCCGACATGAGCTGGATCAGGTCGAGGAACAGCTCTCGTTCGCGGAGGGCCCACAGGAGGCCCGTGAGCAATCCGAGGTCGGGGCCGTAGGAGGCGAGCCACATCAGGTGGGAGGCGATCCGCTGCAGCTCGAGGGAGATGACCCGGATCCATTGCCCCCGCTCCGGCGTCTCGATCCCCATCATCTTCTCGACGGCGAGGCAGTACGCGTGGGACCAAGTGATCGAAGAGACGTAACAGAGGCGGTCCGTCAAGACGACGTTCTTCTGGAACTCGCGGACCTCCATGATCTTCTCGTACCCGCGGTGCAGGTAGCCGATCTCTGGCTTCGCGTCGACGATCGTCTCGCCGTCGACCTTGACCTTCATGTTCCAGAGCCCGTGGGTCATGGGGTGCTGCGGCCCCATGTTGATCCAGAACTCCGGCATTCACTTCCCCCCGCGGAGCTTGCGCCGGCTGATGTACTGGCGGTCCACCTCCTGGGCGAACGCCTTGCGGAGGGGATGGAACTTGAAGTCTTCCGGGAGGAGGATGCGGACGAGGTTCGGATGGCCCTCGTACTCGACGCCCATGAGGTCCCACGCCTCCCGCTCGTGGTAGTCCGCGGCGTGCCAGAGGCCCGTGAGGGAGGCGATCTTCGGGTCGCCGTAGGGGATCTGCGCATTGACCTGGACCATGCACCCGTTGTAGTAGTTCTCGATGTGGTAGATGCTCTCGAAGTGGTCCTTCCAGTCGACCGCCGTGATGCACGCGAGGTGCTCGAAGCCTTGCGTGTTCTTCAGGTACGTGCACACCGCGATCAGGTCCGCCCGGTCGATCACGATCTCGACGAGGCGCTCCCGGACGGCCTTCGCGTCCTTCAGCTTCGATGTGAACGCGGCCTGGAGGCCGGCAAGGACCTCCTTCTCGACCCCGGGCACGGGACGGCCGGTGATCTTGGGCAGCGGCTTGGCCAGGGCGCTCATATTTGGATGACCTCCTCCTTCTTGAGCGCATATTGGGTGGCCACGAACATGATCCCTAGGAACATGAAGATCGAGAACTTGGCCACAGGCGACCCGAAACTCAGGAGGCCGCCCCAGGCGAAGGCCCAGAGGAGGAGGAAAATCGCCGCGACATCGAAGATGACGAAAATCAGGGCGAACATGTAGTACTGAAAGTGGAACTGGATTTGCGCCTCGCCTTCCGGCACCTCCCCGCACTCGTACGTCAGGTCCTTCAGCGGCGTGGGGTGGTCGGGCCGAAAGAGCCGCGTGGCGAAGAACGTGCCGAGCGGGAACAGCAAGGCGATGATGGCGAAAATGACTACGGGGGCGTAGCTCTCCAGCGCCATCTTCAGGGCGTGGGAAAAAGGTCGGGCTATTAAACCTTTGTCGGGGTGCACGACGCACCGATTTTCTCCAGAGGAAGCGACCCCGCCGAGGCCGTCGCCGCCGACGATTCCCCGCCGCGCCGATTGCCTCGCGGACCGGGCACAACCGTTTATATTCGGGGAGTCCAATGCTCGCCGTCGATGGCCGCGACCCGACCGCTTCCTCCCGGGCAGCGCGAGGTCCGGAAGTGGCCGCGGCTCGATCTCGGGATCGTGCCGCGCTTTGATCCGAAGGCCTGGGACCTCCGGGTCGATGGCTCCGTCGACAAGCCACTCCGCTTCATCTACGACGAATTCCTGGCGCTGCCCTCGACGACGGTCACGTCCGCGTTCCACTGCGTGACCGGCTGGACGACGTTCGACAACGAGTGGGTCGGGGTGCCGATCAAAGAGGTGGCGCAGCGGGCGCAGATCCGGCCGAGCGCGCGGTTCGCGACCTTCCGGTGCGGCGACGGCTACACGACCTCCCATCCGCTCGACGTCCTCTACGATGCGGACGTCCTCCTCGTGCACACATGGGATGGGAAGCCCCTTCCGCTCGAGCACGGCGGCCCCGTGCGGCTCCTCGTGCCGAAGCGGTACGCGTACAAGAGCGCGAAGTGGGTCCGCGGCGTGACGTTCACGGACGACGAGGAACTCGGCTACTGGGAAGTGCGCGGTTACAGCAACACGGCCGACCCGGTGACCGAGGACCGCTACTCCTTCTAGGCGAACGGAGAAAGTCCATAAGCCGACCGTTCCTTGCCGCGCCGAGGCGTGTGGCGACTCTCCCGGCCGACGATCGGCCCGACGAGCGCCGGATGAGTTTCTTCGAGCACCTCGAGGAACTCCGGCAGCGTCTGAAGGTCGTCTTCGTGACGTTCATCGTTGCCTTCGCCCTCCTGCTGATATTCGCCATCGAACCGGTCTCCGTCGGCAATGTCCAGCTCTACCTCCCCGTCCCCAGCGCGGATGTGGGCCACACGATCCCGGCCCAGGTATTCGGCCTCATGAACCGGAGCCTCGTCCAAGGCAGCGCGACGCTGACCGTCTTGACCCCGTGGGAGGCGGTCATCGTGCAGATGAAAGTCGCGATGTTCCTCGGCGCGGTCATCACTTCCCCGATTACGACCTACGAGTTTTGGCGTTTCGTCGCCCCCGCCCTGAAGCCGAGCGAGCGGCGTCTGATCTTTCGCATCACCGCCCCCGTCGTCGTCCTGTTCCTCGCGGGGGTCCTCATGTCGCTCCTGGTCGTGTTGCCTTTTACGTTCCCCTTCCTCTACGGTTTCGCCAGGTCCTTGGGCGCGGCACCCCTGTTGCGCCTTGACGACTTCCTCGATTTCGTCTTGTGGTTCAGCCTCGCCTTTGGACTCGCCTTCGAACTTCCGGTCGTGATGTACGGCCTATCGTACCTGGGGATCGTCACGCCAGACTTCTGGAGGGAAAACTGGCGGTACGCGGCGATCGCGATTTTCTTCTTCGGCGCGGCGATTACGCCCGACGGAAGCGGCGTGACAATGATGCTCGTCGCGCTCCCGATGCTCTTCCTCTACGTCGCGGGCTATGTGGCCATCGTCATCCGGGAGCGGCGCCGCGCCCGGGCGAAAACCTCATAAGACCGGTCTCCTTGGACCGAACCGCGGGGGTCATGTTCGGCTTCTCGATGGGATCGATAACGGCACAACTCCCGAGCGGTTTCGAATGGGTCGTCCTGCTCATCCTCATCGCAGTCCTCCTCCTCTTCGGACCCAAGAAGTTGCCCGAGCTGGCGCGCGGCGTGGGCCGAGCGCTCGGCGAGTTCCGGCGCGGCAAGATGGAGGTCGAGCGAGAGATTTCGATGGAACTCTCGTCGATGGACGTCAAGGACACACGCGCGCGCGTCGAGAAGACCGCGAGCATCCTCGGCGTCCCCGCGACCGGCCGGAGCGAGATGGAGCTCAAGCTCGGCATCGCGCGCGCCATCGACCGAGCCCCCGACGACCAAGTCGTCAGCGCGGCGCAGGCGATGGGCGTGTACAGCTCCGGCGCGGACACGCAACGGCTCAAAGAACAGATCATCAAGGCCCTGAACGTCTGATCGTTTTCTCCTTACGACGCGTACGCGCGTTACCTTTATCGGGGCCGACCGTTTACCTGCGCCCGCTCACGGAGAACGGCGCATGGCGAGCCTCGATTACGCGTACCGCCGGCTCGTGAACACGCTCGGTCCGGAACGGGTCGCCCGCTCCGAATTCGAGCGGATGGTGTACAGCCACGACTTCGCGTCGCTGCCGAAGATCGCGCTGCTGCAGTGGCGGCTCTATCCGGACTTCGTCGCGCTTCCGCAGACGACGGAAGAGGTCGCCGCACTGGTCAACTTGAGCGACGAGAGCCAGCTCCAGATCACGCCGCGGGGCGGCGGGACGAGCTGGTACGGAGGGACCGTCCCGAACCGCGGGGGCGTCCTCGTCGACATGCGCAAGATGAACGCGATCCTCGGACTCGATCCGGGCGCGCGAACCGTGACCGTGGAGGCGGGCGCGACATGGAAAGACGTCGAAGACTACGTCGAGTCCAAAGGTTTCTCCCTGCCGGTCGTCCCGACGAACGCGATTGGCAGCACCGTCGGGGGCGCGATCAACTCCGGCGCCACGGGGTTCGGCGGCGTTCGGAACGGGAGCCTTCGCGACGCGATCACGAACCTCGATGTCGTCCTGCCGGACGGCCGCATCCTGAAGACCGCGCCGGCCGGCGACGCCGGAGGCGCCCTCGCGAATCTCACGCCTCTCTTCTTCGGCGCGGAGGGGACGCTCGGCATCATCACGCGGGTAACGTTGCGGCTCGTCCCGAAGGCGGACGTCGTGAAGCCGCTCGCCTACGCGTTCCCCGGACTCGGCCCGGGCGCGCGATTCCTGAAAGGCCTCGTCGACGCGGGCCTCGCTCCCCACCACGCCATCGTCATCGACCGGGAGCACTTCGTGTTCGAACGCGCGCTGCGGCCGGACAGCCCGGATCCGGCACCGATCGCCCTCGTCGCCGTCCGCGGCACGAAGGACGACGCGGCGGATCAGGAGCGGACAATCGACGCGCTCGCCTCGAAGGAGAAGGGCACGCGGCTCTCCCCCGAGATTTGCGACCGGATGTGGCGGGAGCGGTACGACAACTACGGCGCGCGGCGGCTGAGCCGCGGCCTGATCGTCTCGTACAACCTCGTGCCGGTGTCGCGGCTGCCGGAGGCGGTCGAGACCGCCGCAGAAATCCGGGACAAGCTCAAACTCAACGGCGCCGTGCAGGCGTATCTCGTCGACGCGACGACCGCCGCGCTCGTGCCGTACGTGCTCATGGACGACACGCGTCCGTCCGGCGGTACGGCGCTCGGCTTCGCTAAGCGGATGGGCGACGCCGCGTTCGAGATGGAGGGCCATCCGATGGGGCTCGGCTTGTTCCTCGTGTTCAACCTGAGGAAGATGCACGGCCGCGCGACGACGATGATCTCTGCGGTCAAGGTGGTCCTCGATCCGCGCAAGAAAGTCAACGGCGGCAAGACGTTCGAGGTCTGGACGAAGTACCCGTGGCCGGGACTGCGCGCGATTCCGCCGCCCGGGATGGCGGTCGGCCTCGAGATCGCCGCGATCCTCCGGAGGGCGAAGCCCACGCGGGACCGGTTCGTGCGGGCGTACGAGCACGCAAAGGAGGAGTGAGATGGGCCTCCTCCGCGACTGGCACTACATCGAAAAGGCCGTCGAGATCCCGGCGCTCTCCGAGCTAATCCGGGACGCGCTGATCCGTGCCCTGTTCGTGCGGGACGACCGGGTGCTCCCGAAGGACCTCATCGCGGACCTGAGCCGAGTGCCGCCCGTCACGGTCAAGGTGAAAGACGACGGAGAGGTGCGCAAGCTCGTGCGCGTGCTCAACGGCCAGGAGAGCACGCTGAGCCTCGGCCTGGGCGCGGAGGACTACCACTACTTCCGCACGCAGCTCGGCGTCGGTCGGACGCGGGAGTTCGGGGTCGTCGTGCGACCGCGGACCCTGCTGACGTACGACTGGATCGTCCCGGAGCAGCGCGGCGTCCAGCTCGACTTCTCTGCCTACGCGGGCATCGAATTCGCGGCGGAAGGCCACCGGGCGATCGCGCAGGTGGGCGCGACGTGGAAGTCGCTGTACGACGCCGCGGCCGCGAAAGGCCACTCCGTCCCCTTCGTGCCGACTGTCCCTCTCGACTTCGCGGTCGGGGACGCGCTCGTCGGCGACGCGCCGTTCGCCTCGTACCGCGGCGAGTTCGGCTCCTTCGTGAACGCCCTCCGGACCATCAGTGCGTTCGGCCATCGGGCGCGCCTCGGCTTCGAGGACGTCGCGAACAACGGCACGGCCTACGATTTCCTGCACGCGGCGATCCCGCTCGCCGGGGAGTTCTTCATCCCGGTCGCCGTGGCCGTCCGGCTCGAGGCGAAGGCGGCGGCCCGCAAGACGCTGACGTACGCCTTCGACGACGGCGCGAAGCTGTCGGCCGCCCTCGACAAGCTCTCTCGCACGGGACAGGTCCTCGACTGGGTCCACGTGACGGACGCGGCAGCCGCCAAGATCCTGCGCCCCACGGCCGCGGCCGAGGCGTTCAGCGCCCAGGTGGCGTTCGGAGCCACGGCCACGGGCATGGCCGCGAAGGAGAAGGCGATCGACGCCGCGATGGCCGGATTCAGGTCGAAGAGTGCCGACGTCCCGAATCCGTTCGACGCGGCCGCGGACGCGTACACGAAGACGGCGGAGAGCGTCTCGCGCTCGTTGTTCGTCGGCGAGGTGCGCCTTCCGTCGAAGGCTCTCGGAGATTTCGCGGCCCGGCTCCACGCGTTCGGCGACCAGTCCGCCGCGAAGGCGGGCTTCTACGCGAGCCTGCGAGAGACCGGGACCGTTTCCGTTTTCCCGTTCTTCGCCTCGCCGAAGGACCGCACGAAGCAGCATGACCTCTCGAAAGGCGTGCGGGCGATCATCTCGAAAATCGCGGGAGGCGTCTTCACGTCGCGGCTCGCGCACCTCTGGGAGGAGGACCCCCAGTTCCTCCAGCGAATGGCGATCCTGCGATCCCTCAAGCTCACGATCGACACGGCGCACGTCGTCCAGCCGCTCGTCACGCCGTGAAGCGGCTCACATTTGCGGCGCGCCGCACTTCGGACAGATCGCCTGGCCTTCTTCAAGCGGCGACCGGCAAGCGATACACACACCCGTGTGGATCTTGATTGGCATCATCGAGACGAACACGCCGAGGGGGATGAACAGCAGGGTGTACGCGTACTGGCCCGTCACGATCCCTTCGAGGCCGATCGCCACGAGGAACACCCCGGCGATTTTCATGATGACGATGAGCCGCTGCGTGCGCGGGAGGTTCTTAATCGTCTGGATCTCCTGCTTGTACGTCATCCGAGGGGCCTTCCGGGCCCTCACGACCGTTGGAGGCGAGGCCGCGTCCGTCATCCTGCGTCGCCGCCCTCTGCCTCTTCTTCGCTCGGTTCTTCGTGCGGCTCCTCCGCGGGCTCGGGCGGGGCCGCGGCCGGCGTTGCCGCCTTCGGCGCCGGGGTCGGCGCGGGCGTCGCGGGCTTGGCCTGTGCCGGCGCAGGAGGTCGCGGAGCCGGCGCCGGTGGCGCCGAGGTCGACACCACGCGGCCGTCCTTCACGACGAAGTCGTGCTTCGTGACCATCGTGATCGCGTCGACCGGGCACACGAGCGCGCACTTCTCGCAACCCACGCAGTTTTCCTCGATGATGATCGCCTTGCGCGACGTGTACGAGTAGTCCGGCAACGCGAACTTGCGATCCACCATCGAGATCGATTCGAACGCGCAGTTGTCGAAGCAGTGGGTGCACCCCATGCAAATCTCCTCGGCCACCACGGCGAGCGTGCCTCGGCCGCGAATGAATTCCTGCGTCCGGACTTTGAAGCCCTGCTTGTACCGATCCCTGGCGAGCGTGAGGTTCATCTGGCGGACGTTGCGGTAGTACGCGACGAGCGGGTCCGCGGGCGGGCCCGGCGCGGGGGGCGCAGGAGGCGCGGGCTTGGGGACCTCCGCGGGCGCCGTCGCCGTCCGGATCACCCCCGTCTCCCGGGAAGAGGCGGCCCCTGCCGCTTCGCGTCGATGTTGCTCCCCGTCGGATAGTCCCCGGGAAGTCGCTCCGCGAGGAACTGGGTGATGTCCATGACCTTGTAGCGGTACCGTTCCTCCCCCGGCTGCCACCGGTTCTCGTGATGCAGGCATCCGAAGTGGGTGAGGCACTTCGGGCAGGCGGTCAGGAGATAGTCCGCCTCGACTTCGGTCGCCTCGTCCATCCGCTTCCGCGTCAGGCCCTTCGTCTTGTCGTTGCAATACATCATCTGCGCGACACCGCAGCACTGCGCGTCCGCGCGGAACGTCTTGAGTTCGACGAGCTCTGCGTTGTCGACGCGCTTGACGAGCTCCCTCGGCTCTTCGTAGAACGGCTCCATCGGCATCTGACGGCCGGAGCGGCACGGGTCCTGGTAGGCGACGCGGATCTTCTTCGCGGTCTCCGGTTGCGGCGGAATCCGCAGGCCGCGTTCGTAGAGGAGTTGCGTGATGTGCACGACCCGCACGCCGTCGAGCTTGTAGTCCAGCTTGAACGTCCGGTACCCCTCCGCGCACGATGTGACGAACGTCTTAACGCCGAGCATCTTGATGATCCGCGAGTTGTAGTCCCGCATCCGCTCGAAGATGTCGATCTTTCCTTGCCACAGCTGGTCGTGGCCGCAGCACTTCATGAACGACCGGTCGAGGATCATCGGCTGAATCCCGACCGCTCGGAGCAGCTTGATCGAGGAGTCGAAGATGATCCCGTGGTTCGTGTCGCCGTAGTTCAGGTGCGAGAACTGCATCTCGACGTCGTAGTAGTCGACGCAGCCCGGGTAGTACGCGTACTCCGACTTGTGCTCCACCTTGATCTCTGGGATCGTCGTGTCGTCGGCCTCGCTGTCGAGCACGCGGAACATGACCGGATGGGGGATCGTGCGGCCGGGGCCGTACTCCGTCTCCATCATTCCCGCTCGCCTCCGTCCGCCGCCATGCGGGCGTGGATCTTCGCGCGCTCCTCGAGGATGTAGTCGCTGTACTGGATGTCGAGCGGGCAGACGGCGCTGCAGGCGTCGCACGCGAGGCACGTCCACAAGGGGACGCCGTCGTGCTGTTTCTTGAAGGTGTTGTAGACGAGGTTCAGCCCGCCGAGGGCGTCGTCCTCGACCTTCGTGACCGGGCAGACGGTGTGGCACTTGCCGCACTGGTAGCACTCGTTGAGCAGGTATTCGTACGTGCTGTACGGCCGCCGCGTGCCGAGCCACGCCGTCACGATGGCGAACATCGGCATCAGGACGAGCGTGTTCATGTTCGGCCAGAGGACGAGCAGGACCCATCCGAGGGCGGTCGGCTGGTCGAGGTAGGCCACGCTCGCGTAGAACGCCATGAAGCCGAGAAGGCCGAGGACGCCGGCCCACGTCGATACCTTGCGGGCCTTCGACTCCGGAGCGAAGAGGACCGCGGCCGCCGTGGCGACCGTCGGCACCGCGATGATCGCGAGGGCGATCGCGATTTCAAGCGTGAATTGGCGCATCTCCGGACCCAGGCCGGAGGGATCGAACAGGATGTATGCCGACTGCGCCACGACGATCGCCGCCAGGCCCGACACGTAGGGCGCGAGCCATCGGCGCATCGGTTGGAACCCGAGCCGTCGGAGGGCGATGTACGACGTCAGCCCGACGAGCACGGGCGGGATCACGAAGAACCATTTCATCGTCCAATCCGGGATCAACGCCGCACCGTTCGCGACCCACCGCTGCGCGACGACCTCCCGGATCGAGTAGAGGGAGGAGGTGAAGATCCACGCGATCAGGAACGCGAGCCCGAACGCGGACCGGACCGGCGCCTTCGCGGGGCGCGCCTCACGACCTCGGTCGATGAACGGCAAGATCAGGAGGAAGATGACCGGGATGCCGCTGAGCAAGTCGCCCCAGAAGGCCGCGCTGAACTCCGTCTTCAGCGGGGTCCCCTCGCCGATCGTGAACTGCGGGAAGATGTCCGCGACCTTCAGGAGGCCCCACGAGAACAAGAGGTACCAGTCCGGGACGATCAGCTCGGAGAGCTGCGGGCTCCGCGCGGGTCCGAGGAACGGCGTCACGAAGGCCGACAGGAAGAACATCATCGCCACGAGGAGGAACGTCACCACGAGGTCTCGGGTGGCTTCCTGCGGGAACAGCGGGATGCCGGGCTGGTGGTCCGACCGCTCCGGCCCGTACTGCCGGGGGAACCCGGACCGGCGGCCCTCCATGATCTTCCCCTTGACGTACTCGATCTCCATGGACTACCTCAATGCGGCTCCGCGACGCCTTGCAACCACACGAGCCCCATGTGCAGGACCATGAGCCCCGTCCCGACGAGGGGCAGGATGAACACGTGGATCCAGTACCACCGCAGGATGTACACTCCAGTCAGGGTGTTGATGTCCCCGAACAGCAGCGTCGCGAGCTGATCCCCGATCGCCGGCGACGCGCGCGTCATGTTGATCCCGATGTTCGCCGCGCCCTCGCTCAGGTTGTTCGCAGGGAGCAGGTAGCCGGAGTAGCCGAACAGGATCGTGACGAGCATGAGGACGACGCCCAAGAGCCAGTTCAGCTCGCGCGGCTTCTTGTACGCGCCGGTGAAGTAGACGCGGCACATGTGGAGGAACACGGCCGCGATCATGATGTGCGCGGCCCAGTGGTGCATCCCTCGGATGATGAAACCGAACGGGATCTCGTTCATGATGATGTTCATCGAGCCGTACGCGGGATTCGTCAAGTCTCCCGTCACCCGGTTGATCTCGAGCCGGCCGTCGGGCACGTAGAAGAAACCGAGCAGGATGCCCGTGATCGTGAGGACGATGAACGCGACGAAGGAGATGCCGCCGAGGCAGTAGAGCGGGTACCAGTACCAGATCGTCTTGAGCTCGTACTTCTCCGCATGGCTGCGGGGGACCTGCCGCTGGTCCGTCTCCAGCACGACCCGCGTCAGGTCGGCGTACGGGACGGTCGGGAAGCGGGACTTGATCCATCCGAAGATCGTCCGGCCCGTGTCCTGCCGAATGTCCCCCGTCGTCGACGTCGTCTCACCTCAGCAATACGTGTACCATGCGGGATCCGCCTTGCCCGCCGGGTCGAGCGGCATGCCGCCGACCAGGTTCAGTCCTTGCACTTTGACCGGGATCACGGCGAGGGCGCGCGGCGCGGGCCCGTGGACGCGCTCCGCCCCGACGTACGGTTCTCCGTTCTTCGGGTTGATGTTCACGACGAGGAGCATCGGATCGTACTGGGACCCGTGGCAGACGCAGTAGATCGGGTCCTCCCCGAACTGGACGTACGTTGGCGGGGACGCCCCGTAGGTGCTGTAGTCCCTCGCCGGGGGAGGGTTGCTGATGACGTGCCAGCCCGGGTAGCAGCACAGGTGGACGCATCGATCGAAGAGGACCACGATCCGCGTCCCGCCGTTCGCCGCGTCCAGGGTCGCATCGTCGAAGTACAGCTGGAAAGCCGAGTCGGTCGCCTGCAGCTTCTTGAACGTCTCCGGCAGCTGGTCGTCGGGGGGCACCGTGAAGAACTGGTTTTCCCGCTTGATGCGGATGATCATGCAAGGGTAGCCGGTCCCGGGGACGTAGGTCGAGTCCTGGAACAGCCCGCGCCATACCCCGGTCGCGCCCTGCCACACCCCGAAATCGGTCACGCGCACCGAGGAACCCGCCCTCACGTTCCACCACTGCGGGGTCGGGAACTTCGTATACTGAATCGTCTCCCGGATCTCGCCCGTGAACTTGTACGGCGGGGGCAGCAGCTGGCCCGTGGCGAGGCCGCCGAGGCTGGCGACCGAGCCGATGGACGCGGCGGTCAAGCCGAGCTTGACCCACTCGCGGCGGGTCCATCGCTTCTCCCGTTCCTCTTTCTCCCAGCTCACCGCAGCACCTCAGCGGAACGCCCGGTGGAGCACGATCTTCGGGCGTCGAATCTTGTGAATCAGCTCGTCGGGCATGAACTCTTTGCGATATACGTCGACGGCGACGGCCAGGAGGAGGAAGACCATCCCCATGAAGACCGCCATGTACGAGTCGGCCTGGGCGTCCTCCGCGCCGCCGAGGACCTGGAGGGCGACGATGACCGTCAGGATGCTGAACCACAAGATCCCGACGACGAGGCCGCCAATGGCCAAGGCCGCCATCGAACTCCGGCGGGGCGCGTCGCCCCGGATCAGCTCGGTCAAGGGAGACCCTTCCGAACGTGTTCCGCGTGGTCGACGAAGTGGCGGCTGGACGACTTGATGACGAAGTACGTGATGCCCGTCCACGCGAGCGTGACGGCAATCCCGATGATTCCGATCCAGTAGGCCCGGAGGAGGATCCCCTTCTCCGCGGCGGCGGGCGGGACGCTCGCTAGGACGATCTGCCCCGTCATGCCGGCGCCCCGGTGCGGGATGCAAAAGAACAGGATTCCGTTCGACCCGGCCTCCGGCGCAAAGCGCGTGCCGTTGGTCAAGAGGATCTGCGTCATCGTGACGACCGTGAACTCGACCGTCACATTCAGGCCGGGGTCCACGAGGTTCGTGCTGAGTTTCTCGGTCCCATTCACGTCGTTCATTGTGAACGAGTGTTGCATCGTGTCGTTGTTGTGGAACGTCACGACGAGGTGCACCGGGACCTGCGGGATGAGAATCTGCGCGGGCGCGAACACCTGTTTACCGCCCACCGTCTCGCCGAATACGAAGACGGTCAAGGTCGGCGTCGGGACGGCCTGCGCCCGGACGGTGGAAAGGACGGCGGCGGGGGCGAGCGCGACGATCAGAAACGTCGCGATGATAATCGCAAACGTTCGCATCCTACGACCCTCTGACTCCCGC comes from the Thermoplasmata archaeon genome and includes:
- a CDS encoding (Fe-S)-binding protein, with translation MMETEYGPGRTIPHPVMFRVLDSEADDTTIPEIKVEHKSEYAYYPGCVDYYDVEMQFSHLNYGDTNHGIIFDSSIKLLRAVGIQPMILDRSFMKCCGHDQLWQGKIDIFERMRDYNSRIIKMLGVKTFVTSCAEGYRTFKLDYKLDGVRVVHITQLLYERGLRIPPQPETAKKIRVAYQDPCRSGRQMPMEPFYEEPRELVKRVDNAELVELKTFRADAQCCGVAQMMYCNDKTKGLTRKRMDEATEVEADYLLTACPKCLTHFGCLHHENRWQPGEERYRYKVMDITQFLAERLPGDYPTGSNIDAKRQGPPLPGRRG
- a CDS encoding 4Fe-4S dicluster domain-containing protein; the encoded protein is MEIEYVKGKIMEGRRSGFPRQYGPERSDHQPGIPLFPQEATRDLVVTFLLVAMMFFLSAFVTPFLGPARSPQLSELIVPDWYLLFSWGLLKVADIFPQFTIGEGTPLKTEFSAAFWGDLLSGIPVIFLLILPFIDRGREARPAKAPVRSAFGLAFLIAWIFTSSLYSIREVVAQRWVANGAALIPDWTMKWFFVIPPVLVGLTSYIALRRLGFQPMRRWLAPYVSGLAAIVVAQSAYILFDPSGLGPEMRQFTLEIAIALAIIAVPTVATAAAVLFAPESKARKVSTWAGVLGLLGFMAFYASVAYLDQPTALGWVLLVLWPNMNTLVLMPMFAIVTAWLGTRRPYSTYEYLLNECYQCGKCHTVCPVTKVEDDALGGLNLVYNTFKKQHDGVPLWTCLACDACSAVCPLDIQYSDYILEERAKIHARMAADGGERE
- a CDS encoding cytochrome b N-terminal domain-containing protein, with the protein product MLETDQRQVPRSHAEKYELKTIWYWYPLYCLGGISFVAFIVLTITGILLGFFYVPDGRLEINRVTGDLTNPAYGSMNIIMNEIPFGFIIRGMHHWAAHIMIAAVFLHMCRVYFTGAYKKPRELNWLLGVVLMLVTILFGYSGYLLPANNLSEGAANIGINMTRASPAIGDQLATLLFGDINTLTGVYILRWYWIHVFILPLVGTGLMVLHMGLVWLQGVAEPH
- a CDS encoding plastocyanin/azurin family copper-binding protein, whose protein sequence is MRTFAIIIATFLIVALAPAAVLSTVRAQAVPTPTLTVFVFGETVGGKQVFAPAQILIPQVPVHLVVTFHNNDTMQHSFTMNDVNGTEKLSTNLVDPGLNVTVEFTVVTMTQILLTNGTRFAPEAGSNGILFFCIPHRGAGMTGQIVLASVPPAAAEKGILLRAYWIGIIGIAVTLAWTGITYFVIKSSSRHFVDHAEHVRKGLP